AGGGGTGGTGCTCTCGTTCTACATGTACATGGTGAATCCCGCGCTGCCGGCCGCCATCAAGCGCGCCTTCGGCCCGGTCTACCGCCTGCTCGAGAACAAGTACTACCTCGACTGGTTCAACGAGAACATCGTCGCCCGCGGTACGCGTGCCTTCGGCACGGGCCTCTGGAAGGGCGGCGACCAGGCGCTGATCGACGGCGCTCTGGTCAACGGCTCCTGGAAGGTCGTCGGCCGCATCTCGGGTGCGGTGCGCTGGCTGCAGTCGGGCTACATCTATCACTACGCCTTCGCGATGCTGCTCGGGATCTTCATCCTGATGACGTACTTCGTCTGGTTCAAGCGCTGAGCCAAGCGCCGGAGAAAAATAAAAATGGGTTTGTTGAGCCTTGCCATCTGGGTGCCGATCGCATTCGGTGTCGCGTTGCTGGCGTTCGGCCGTGACGAGCATGCCAGGGGCGTGCGCTGGGTCGCGCTGGTCGGCGCGATCGTGAGCTTCCTGGTGACCGTGCCGCTTTACACGGGCTTTCAGAACGGCACCGCCGCGATGCAGTTCGTCGAAAAGGGCAGCTGGATCGCGCGCTTCAATGTCAACTACCACGTCGGCATTGACGGCCTGTCGCTCTGGCTGGTGCTGCTGACCTCGTTCACCACCGTGGTGGTCGTGATCTCGGCCTGGGAAGTGATCACCGAGCGCGTCAACCAGTACATGGCCGCGTTCCTGATTCTTTCGGGCTTCATGATCGGCGTGTTCGCCGCGCTCGACGGCATCCTGTTCTACGTGTTCTTCGAGGCCACGCTGATCCCGATGTACCTGATCATCGGCATCTGGGGCGGCCCGAACAAGATCTACGCGGCGTTCAAGTTCTTCATCTACACCCTGCTCGGCTCGCTGTTGATGCTGGTGGCGCTGATCTACCTGTACAACAAGTCGGGCGGCAGCTTCGACATCCTGAGCTGGCACAAGCTGCCGCTGGGTTCGACGGCACAGACCTTCCTGTTCTTCGCGTTCTTTGCCGCCTTTGCCGTCAAGGTGCCGATGTGGCCGGTCCACACCTGGCTGCCGGACGTGCACGTCGAGGCGCCGACCGGCGGCTCGGCCGTGCTGGCCGCGATCATGCTGAAGCTCGGAGCCTACGGCTTCCTGCGCTTCTCGATGCCGATCGCGCCCGACGCCTCGCACGAATGGGCCTGGCTCATGATCGCGCTGTCGCTGATCGCGGTGATCTACGTCGGCCTGGTGGCACTGGTGCAGGAAGACATGAAGAAGCTCGTGGCTTACTCGTCGGTCGCCCACATGGGCTTCGTGACGCTGGGCTTCTTCATCTTCAACGAGCTGGGCGTGTCCGGCGGCATCGTGCAGATGATTGCGCACGGCTTCGTCTCGGGCGCGATGTTCCTCGGCATCGGCGTGCTGTACGACCGCGTGCATTCGCGCCAGATCGCCGACTACGGTGGCGTGGTCAACACCATGCCCAAGTTCGCCGCGTTCGCGCTGCTGTTCGCCATGGCCAATTGCGGCCTGCCGGGCACCGCCGGTTTCGTGGGCGAGTGGATGGTCATCCTGGGTGCGGTCAAGGCCAACTTCTGGATCGGCATGGGGGCGGCCACCGCGCTGATCTTCGGCGCGGCCTACACCCTCTGGATGTACAAGCGCGTGTACCTCGGCCCGGTCGGCAACGACCACGTCAAGGAACTCGCCGACATCAATGCCCGCGAGTTCCTGATGCTGTCGCTGCTGGCCATTGCCGTGCTGTGGATGGGCATCCATCCGAAGCCGTTCACCGACGTGATGGACGCTTCCGTGACGGAGCTCCTGCGCCATGTGGCAACGTCGAAACTGCCCTTGCCCTGATTCCACGCTGAAGAAGAGAACGAGATGATTGACAAACTCAGCTGGGTCGCGATCTACCCCGAAATCGTGCTGCTGGTCATGGCCTGCATCATTGCGCTGGTCGACCTGTCGACCACCGACGCCCGCCGCACGCGCACCTACATCCTGACGCTGCTCACGCTGGCCATGGTGGCCGTGCTGACCGGCATTGCCGCCAACGATGGCAAGACGGTCTACGGCTTCGGCGGCATGGTCGTGAGCGACCCCATGGGCAACTGGCTCAAGTGCTTTGCCACGGTGGCCCTGATGGTCACGCTGGTCTACGGCCGGCCCTATGCGGCGGACCGCGAGATGCTGCGCGGCGGCGAGATGTTCACCATCAGCATGTTCGCGCTGCTGGGCATGTTCGTGATGATCTCGGGCAGCAACTTCCTGCTGATCTACCTGGGGCTCGAACTGCTCACGCTGTCGAGCTATGCGCTGGTGGCGCTGCGCCGCGACAACGCGGTGGCCAGCGAGGCGGCCATGAAGTACTTCGTGCTCGGCGCCATGGCCAGCGGCTTCCTGCTTTACGGCCTGTCGATGCTGTACGGCGCGACCGGCTCGCTCGACACCAATGAAGTGTTCAAGATCATTGCCAGCGGCAAGGTGAACCACCAGGTGCTGGTGTTCGGCCTCGTGTTCATCGTGGCGGGCCTGGCCTTCAAGGTGGGGGCGGCGCCTTTCCACATGTGGGTGCCCGACGTGTACCAGGGCGCTCCGACGGCGGTCACGCTGCTGATCGGCGCGGCGCCCGAACTGGCCGCCTTTGCCATCATCATCCGCCTGCTGGTGGAAGGGCTGCTGCCGCTGGCCATCGACTGGCAGCAGATGCTGGCGCTGCTGGCCATCGCCTCGCTGCTGGTGGGCAACCTGGCCGCCATCGCACAGACCAACCTCAAGCGCATGCTGGCCTACTCGACCATTGCGCAGATGGGCTTCATGCTGCTCGGCCTGGTGGCGGGCGTGGTCAACGGCAACACCTACAACGCACAGTTCGCCTACAGCGCCTCGATGTTCTACATCGTGACCTATGTGCTGACCACGCTGGCGAGCTTCGGCATCATCCTGCTGCTGGCGCGCGAGGGCTTCGAAAGCGAAGAGATCACGGACCTGGCCGGCCTGAACCAGCGCAGCCCGCTGTACGCCGGCGTGATGGCCATCGCGATGTTCTCGCTCGCGGGCCTGCCGCCGCTGGTCGGGTTCTACGCCAAGCTGGCGGTGCTGCAGGCGCTGATCGCGTCGGGGCAGGCGCTCTACATCGGGCTGGCGGTGTTCGCGGTGATCACGTCGCTGATCGGCGCGTTCTACTATCTGCGCGTGGTCAAGGTCATGTACTTCGACGCTCCCGTCACGGCCAGTACCGTGTCGGCGCCGCGCGACGTGCGCACCGTGCTGTCGATCAACGGCTTGCTGATTCTCGTGCTGGGCATTGTTCCCGGCGGCCTCATGACGCTCTGCGCCAAGGCCATCGTGGCCACGCTGGCGAACTGACCGCGGCGCGCCACGGTGTCGCAAACCGCATCGGTCTGGGTCGTTCTTGCGGTGGCGCTGCTGGCGGCCAACCTGCCGTTTTTCAACGACCGGCTGTTCGGCGTCGTGCCGCTGGCCACGCGTCCCAAGCCACTGCCCGTGCGGCTGGCCGAACTGGTGGTGCTGTATTTCGCCGCGGGCGGCGTGGGTTTGCTGTTCGAAAGCCGGGCAGGGCAGATCGCTCCGCAGGGCTGGGAGTTCTATGCGGTGACCGGCGCGCTTTTCATCGTGCTGGCCTTTCCAGGGTTTACCTGGCGCTACCTCATGAAGCACAGGCACGGATGACCGACATGACTTCTTCTCCCATCGCCGATTCGCACCTGAAGGAAGAACGCACGGCCAGCGAGGTTCTGGTCAAGGGCAATTTTCTCCAGGTCTGCCGCGACACCGTGCGCCTGCCCGACGGCCACAGCGCCACGCGCGAGTACGTGATCCACCCGGGCGCGGTGGTGGTGATTCCGCTGCTCGACGACGGCCGCGTGGTGCTGGAGCGCCAGTACCGCTATCCGGTCGGGCATGTGATGGTCGAATTTCCGGCCGGCAAGCTCGACGCGGGCGAAGACCCGCTGGTCTGCGGCCAGCGTGAACTGCTCGAGGAAACCGGCTACACCGCGCGCGAATGGGCGTATGCCGGCGCCATGCACCTGGCCGTGGCGTATTCCACCGAGATCATCCACATCTACTTTGCGCGCGGCCTCTCGCTCGGCACGCGCCAGCTCGACCACGGCGAGTTTCTCGACGTGTTCACGGCCACGCCGGCAGAAGTTGCGCTCTGGTGCCGCGACGGCACGCTCACCGACGCCAAGTCGCTCACTTGCACGCTCTGGCTGCAGAACGTCCTTTCGGGCGCGTGGGCACTCGACTGGCAAGCCACCGCTTCACAAGGCGGCGCGGGATAATCCGCGCATGAAGGTTCTCGATCTACGCTGCTCGCATGGCCACGGCTTCGAAGGCTGGTTTGCGTCCAATGAAGCCTTCGAAACCCAGCTCGCTGCCGGACTGGTGGAATGTCCGGTGTGTGCCGACACGCGCATCGTCAAGCTGTTGAGCGCGCCGCGCCTGAACCTGGGCAACGCAAAGGCGCCGACGGAGACCGCTGCATCATCGTCTGCGGAGCCGGCCAAGGCCC
This genomic window from Variovorax paradoxus contains:
- a CDS encoding NADH-quinone oxidoreductase subunit M; amino-acid sequence: MGLLSLAIWVPIAFGVALLAFGRDEHARGVRWVALVGAIVSFLVTVPLYTGFQNGTAAMQFVEKGSWIARFNVNYHVGIDGLSLWLVLLTSFTTVVVVISAWEVITERVNQYMAAFLILSGFMIGVFAALDGILFYVFFEATLIPMYLIIGIWGGPNKIYAAFKFFIYTLLGSLLMLVALIYLYNKSGGSFDILSWHKLPLGSTAQTFLFFAFFAAFAVKVPMWPVHTWLPDVHVEAPTGGSAVLAAIMLKLGAYGFLRFSMPIAPDASHEWAWLMIALSLIAVIYVGLVALVQEDMKKLVAYSSVAHMGFVTLGFFIFNELGVSGGIVQMIAHGFVSGAMFLGIGVLYDRVHSRQIADYGGVVNTMPKFAAFALLFAMANCGLPGTAGFVGEWMVILGAVKANFWIGMGAATALIFGAAYTLWMYKRVYLGPVGNDHVKELADINAREFLMLSLLAIAVLWMGIHPKPFTDVMDASVTELLRHVATSKLPLP
- the nuoN gene encoding NADH-quinone oxidoreductase subunit NuoN, yielding MIDKLSWVAIYPEIVLLVMACIIALVDLSTTDARRTRTYILTLLTLAMVAVLTGIAANDGKTVYGFGGMVVSDPMGNWLKCFATVALMVTLVYGRPYAADREMLRGGEMFTISMFALLGMFVMISGSNFLLIYLGLELLTLSSYALVALRRDNAVASEAAMKYFVLGAMASGFLLYGLSMLYGATGSLDTNEVFKIIASGKVNHQVLVFGLVFIVAGLAFKVGAAPFHMWVPDVYQGAPTAVTLLIGAAPELAAFAIIIRLLVEGLLPLAIDWQQMLALLAIASLLVGNLAAIAQTNLKRMLAYSTIAQMGFMLLGLVAGVVNGNTYNAQFAYSASMFYIVTYVLTTLASFGIILLLAREGFESEEITDLAGLNQRSPLYAGVMAIAMFSLAGLPPLVGFYAKLAVLQALIASGQALYIGLAVFAVITSLIGAFYYLRVVKVMYFDAPVTASTVSAPRDVRTVLSINGLLILVLGIVPGGLMTLCAKAIVATLAN
- a CDS encoding DUF2818 family protein; the encoded protein is MSQTASVWVVLAVALLAANLPFFNDRLFGVVPLATRPKPLPVRLAELVVLYFAAGGVGLLFESRAGQIAPQGWEFYAVTGALFIVLAFPGFTWRYLMKHRHG
- a CDS encoding NUDIX domain-containing protein, producing the protein MTDMTSSPIADSHLKEERTASEVLVKGNFLQVCRDTVRLPDGHSATREYVIHPGAVVVIPLLDDGRVVLERQYRYPVGHVMVEFPAGKLDAGEDPLVCGQRELLEETGYTAREWAYAGAMHLAVAYSTEIIHIYFARGLSLGTRQLDHGEFLDVFTATPAEVALWCRDGTLTDAKSLTCTLWLQNVLSGAWALDWQATASQGGAG